Proteins encoded in a region of the Candidatus Zixiibacteriota bacterium genome:
- a CDS encoding FG-GAP-like repeat-containing protein, whose translation MCKRSRFLASFLFLSFLLISSVAFAQLFNDKVDYAAGSGAYSVYCADLDGDLDKDLAVANYTGTSVSILKNNGDGTFQTKVDYTTGTLPTSVFCADLDGDLDMDLAVANVTSNTVSILKNNGDGTFQTKVDYATGSGARSVFCADLDGDTDLDLAVANYTGTSVSILKNNGDGTFQAKTDYAVGSGPRVIYCADLDGDTDLDLAVANSGTNNVSVLKNNGDGTFQAKVDYAAGTGARSVFCVDLDGDTDKDLAVANYGASTVSIFKNNGDGTFQFGVNYSTGNAPASVYCVDLDDDDDLDLAVANYTSSSVSTLRNNGDGTFLAKVDFASGSGAMSVFGADLDGDSYVDLAVANQNGNNVSILLNATTYFAEGPDLTKANSFLLRQNYPNPFNPVTTIEYSLPRRSKVVIEVFDILGRRVRQLINESKSAGIYTVIWDGTKHSGIPVSTGIYFYRIQAGDFVQTKKMLLVK comes from the coding sequence ATGTGTAAGAGAAGCAGATTTCTCGCATCATTTTTATTTCTATCGTTCTTGCTTATTTCCAGCGTGGCGTTCGCGCAGCTTTTCAATGACAAGGTCGATTATGCAGCCGGCAGTGGTGCCTATTCGGTTTATTGTGCGGATCTGGACGGGGATCTGGATAAGGATCTGGCAGTGGCGAACTACACGGGCACCAGTGTCTCTATCCTAAAAAATAATGGTGATGGGACGTTTCAGACCAAGGTCGATTACACGACGGGGACTCTACCCACTTCGGTTTTCTGCGCGGATCTGGATGGAGATCTGGATATGGATCTGGCGGTGGCAAATGTCACCAGCAACACTGTTTCGATCCTGAAAAACAATGGCGATGGGACTTTTCAGACCAAGGTTGACTATGCGACTGGATCCGGGGCCCGTTCTGTTTTCTGTGCCGACCTGGATGGGGATACCGATTTAGATCTGGCGGTGGCGAATTATACGGGCACCAGCGTCTCCATTTTGAAGAATAATGGCGACGGGACTTTTCAGGCCAAGACCGACTATGCCGTGGGAAGCGGACCTCGTGTTATCTATTGTGCGGATCTGGACGGTGATACTGATCTGGACCTGGCTGTAGCCAATAGCGGCACCAACAATGTTTCTGTCCTGAAAAACAATGGTGATGGGACTTTTCAGGCCAAAGTGGACTATGCCGCCGGGACCGGCGCCCGCTCGGTTTTTTGTGTGGATTTGGACGGCGACACCGATAAAGATTTGGCGGTGGCCAACTATGGCGCCAGCACGGTCTCCATTTTCAAGAATAATGGCGACGGCACTTTTCAGTTCGGTGTCAACTATAGTACAGGGAATGCGCCAGCATCGGTTTACTGTGTTGATCTGGACGATGATGACGATTTGGATCTGGCAGTAGCGAATTACACCAGTAGTTCCGTATCCACTCTCAGGAATAACGGGGATGGAACTTTTCTGGCGAAGGTTGATTTTGCATCCGGAAGCGGAGCGATGTCTGTTTTCGGCGCCGATCTGGACGGAGATTCCTATGTTGATCTGGCGGTGGCAAATCAAAACGGCAATAATGTTTCTATCCTTCTCAATGCGACTACTTATTTTGCGGAAGGCCCGGACCTTACAAAGGCAAATTCCTTCTTACTCCGGCAGAATTATCCCAATCCGTTCAATCCCGTGACGACCATTGAATACAGCCTTCCCAGACGATCCAAGGTTGTAATAGAGGTTTTTGATATTCTTGGTCGAAGAGTGCGGCAGCTTATCAATGAAAGCAAATCGGCCGGCATATACACGGTCATATGGGATGGTACTAAGCATAGCGGCATCCCTGTCTCGACGGGTATTTACTTTTATCGAATTCAAGCCGGTGACTTTGTTCAGACGAAGAAAATGCTCCTGGTTAAGTAA